A single region of the Halobellus ruber genome encodes:
- a CDS encoding aromatic ring-hydroxylating oxygenase subunit alpha, producing the protein MARWNNGSDEVAAVSADITDETNALPARYFTDPDVFEMEKQKVFGRYWVYAGHGTAIEEPGAYFTRRIGDKQIIVTRDHDGDVRAFYNVCAHRGSKMLEDTPMTDPGSLSRITCPYHLWAYELNGDLASTPRSFEEATLNPEIDDDTIPELDAEENSLMEVTVDSIGPLVFVNFAEEPPLTLAEQAGSMKTELEALPIGDYQLARRYVSEVECNWKTFGSNYSECDHCAANHQDWISGVEIGDSELEVNDYHWILHYKYEDELDDEVRIHEEEEGRFYYFWPNFTFNLYGTADGYGTYYVDPIDEGRIQLVADYYFPDDDLSEDQEELIRTSRQLQEEDFEIVERQHEGLKTGALGQGHLGPNEHSVHRLHQLAERAYDA; encoded by the coding sequence ATGGCACGGTGGAACAATGGTAGTGACGAGGTCGCTGCCGTCAGCGCAGACATAACCGACGAGACGAACGCGCTCCCGGCCCGGTACTTCACCGATCCGGACGTCTTCGAGATGGAAAAGCAGAAAGTGTTCGGACGATACTGGGTCTACGCGGGCCACGGGACCGCGATCGAGGAGCCCGGGGCGTACTTCACGCGTCGCATCGGTGACAAACAGATCATCGTCACGCGCGATCACGACGGCGACGTTCGAGCGTTCTACAACGTCTGTGCCCACCGCGGCTCGAAGATGCTCGAGGACACGCCGATGACCGATCCCGGAAGCCTGAGCCGGATCACCTGCCCGTACCATCTGTGGGCGTACGAACTGAACGGTGACCTCGCCAGCACGCCCAGAAGCTTCGAGGAGGCGACGCTGAATCCGGAGATCGACGACGACACGATCCCGGAGCTGGACGCGGAGGAAAACAGCCTGATGGAGGTCACCGTCGACTCGATCGGCCCACTCGTCTTCGTCAACTTCGCCGAGGAACCGCCCCTCACGCTCGCCGAGCAGGCCGGCTCGATGAAAACGGAACTCGAAGCACTCCCCATCGGCGACTACCAGCTCGCACGCCGGTACGTCTCCGAAGTGGAGTGCAACTGGAAGACGTTCGGCAGTAACTACTCCGAGTGTGACCACTGCGCGGCCAACCACCAGGATTGGATCAGCGGGGTGGAAATCGGTGATTCCGAACTCGAAGTCAACGACTACCACTGGATCCTGCACTACAAATACGAGGATGAACTGGACGACGAGGTGCGCATCCACGAGGAGGAGGAAGGACGGTTCTACTACTTCTGGCCGAACTTCACGTTCAATCTATACGGAACCGCCGACGGCTACGGGACGTACTACGTCGATCCGATCGACGAGGGCCGGATCCAGCTCGTCGCCGACTACTACTTCCCGGACGACGACCTCAGCGAGGATCAGGAGGAGCTCATCCGGACGAGCCGGCAGCTCCAGGAGGAGGACTTCGAGATCGTCGAGCGCCAACACGAGGGGCTCAAAACCGGGGCGCTGGGACAGGGTCACCTCGGACCGAACGAACACAGCGTCCACAGGCTCCACCAGTTGGCGGAGCGAGCCTACGACGCCTGA
- a CDS encoding IclR family transcriptional regulator: MRTQESGRLLQSSSVTLEVIDAVVELGGARVSQIADRLDIAESTASNHLHTLRRRGFLTAEGDIYQPSLKLAKLGEHAKTRDPAYRHAIEITNELDEQTNFETSFTVEENGVGRYLRPEVDATTDVDMYFTVGERMYLHSTAAGKAILATYPEERVDFIVDRVGLPPQTDQTITSREELKRELDEIRDGGYALNRGEDQEGVYAIGQVAVRPSGTVLGAISIAGPTYRTKKRRFEERLPGILNDHIEKLEARLE, from the coding sequence ATGCGAACACAGGAGTCGGGTCGACTGCTGCAATCCTCTTCGGTGACACTCGAAGTAATCGACGCTGTCGTCGAACTGGGAGGCGCACGCGTGTCACAGATCGCGGATCGCCTGGACATCGCCGAAAGCACGGCGAGCAACCACCTCCACACGCTTCGGAGGCGTGGGTTCCTCACGGCGGAGGGTGACATCTATCAGCCGAGCCTCAAGCTCGCCAAACTGGGCGAGCACGCCAAGACCAGAGACCCGGCCTACCGGCACGCCATCGAGATCACCAACGAACTCGACGAACAGACCAACTTCGAGACGAGCTTCACCGTCGAAGAGAACGGGGTGGGACGGTATCTCAGACCGGAAGTCGACGCCACGACAGACGTGGATATGTACTTCACAGTCGGCGAACGGATGTATCTCCATTCGACTGCGGCGGGAAAAGCAATCCTCGCCACCTACCCCGAAGAGCGGGTGGACTTCATCGTCGACCGAGTCGGTCTCCCCCCACAGACCGATCAGACGATCACCTCGCGTGAGGAACTGAAACGTGAGTTAGACGAGATACGTGACGGCGGCTACGCCCTCAATCGCGGGGAGGATCAGGAAGGGGTCTACGCGATCGGCCAGGTGGCTGTGCGACCGAGCGGCACCGTGCTCGGCGCGATCAGTATCGCCGGGCCGACGTACAGAACCAAAAAGCGGCGATTCGAAGAGCGGCTCCCCGGCATTCTGAACGACCACATCGAGAAGCTGGAGGCGCGTCTCGAATGA
- a CDS encoding helix-turn-helix domain-containing protein, with translation MSDITVTIRLESPDLALTRTVAGADAATVQPVAGAGTVPNLGAYLFTVQTDDFDRFEAALTEDPTIDSFERIVDRGTEALYRFEYASDATVFSAAISDADGISLDWTNDGAAWIVRVWLPNREALASLREFASDRAIEFSLERVGDYTSLAGDEPDLTQKQREALLVALEMGYFEEPRTAPLDDVAAELGISQPAAGGLLRRGIERLVVSTVAEDGDGTGRTGEG, from the coding sequence ATGAGCGATATCACAGTGACCATCCGGCTCGAATCACCGGACCTCGCGCTGACGCGGACCGTCGCGGGTGCTGATGCCGCGACGGTGCAACCGGTGGCCGGCGCCGGAACCGTGCCGAACCTCGGGGCGTACCTGTTCACGGTGCAGACGGACGACTTCGATCGCTTCGAGGCCGCGTTGACCGAAGACCCGACGATCGATTCCTTCGAGCGTATCGTCGATCGGGGAACGGAGGCGCTGTATCGGTTCGAGTACGCGTCGGACGCGACCGTCTTCTCGGCTGCGATCTCCGACGCCGACGGGATCTCCCTCGACTGGACGAACGACGGGGCGGCGTGGATCGTTCGCGTCTGGCTTCCGAATCGGGAGGCGCTGGCGTCCCTCCGCGAGTTCGCATCGGATCGGGCGATCGAGTTCTCGCTCGAGCGTGTCGGCGATTACACCAGTCTCGCCGGCGACGAGCCGGACCTGACGCAGAAACAGCGGGAGGCCCTGCTCGTGGCGCTGGAGATGGGCTACTTCGAGGAGCCACGAACCGCGCCACTGGACGACGTCGCCGCCGAGCTCGGGATCTCACAGCCGGCCGCCGGCGGTCTCCTCCGGCGTGGCATCGAGCGGTTGGTCGTGTCCACAGTTGCGGAGGATGGCGACGGTACAGGCCGAACGGGTGAGGGCTGA
- a CDS encoding type I 3-dehydroquinate dehydratase — MREQPNFTDLSQPFTCVGVYESTPAEVISVIKESEHKGANSFVVTLMGDGTFGLREEYLNEEDLGQIFNCTSKPVMAIYYRWNFAGETLDLSDEDRQDVLRMASRAGADAVDYVGDTYDPTSGPELFSEEAAEYSLASDGPPQETAPPRDSEAWERQKAEIEAFQEMGTEVQTSTHARVHLEPQEALEIARDFDDLGADMVKLVSVDRSWEDLLDTFQACVLMDRHLDAEFIMMSHGEHGILGRYMAPYFGSMLTFTQTSYSANTKDAGGFYSQPLTENVLEIFDSMKNVEPTKEPEELTWM, encoded by the coding sequence ATGCGAGAACAGCCGAACTTCACAGACCTGTCCCAGCCGTTCACGTGTGTCGGCGTCTACGAATCAACTCCTGCTGAGGTCATCAGCGTGATCAAGGAGTCGGAACACAAGGGCGCGAATTCGTTCGTCGTGACGCTGATGGGCGACGGGACGTTCGGCCTCCGCGAGGAGTACCTCAACGAGGAGGATCTGGGTCAGATCTTCAACTGCACCTCGAAGCCGGTGATGGCCATCTACTACCGCTGGAACTTCGCGGGTGAGACGCTCGATCTGTCCGACGAGGACCGCCAGGACGTCCTCCGGATGGCCTCCCGTGCGGGCGCCGACGCCGTCGACTACGTCGGGGACACGTACGACCCGACCTCCGGTCCCGAACTGTTCTCCGAGGAAGCGGCCGAGTACTCACTCGCAAGCGACGGGCCACCACAGGAGACCGCCCCGCCCAGGGACTCCGAGGCCTGGGAGCGCCAGAAGGCCGAAATCGAGGCGTTCCAGGAGATGGGAACCGAAGTCCAGACGTCGACCCATGCCCGAGTGCACCTCGAGCCACAGGAGGCCCTGGAGATCGCCCGGGACTTCGACGACCTCGGTGCGGATATGGTGAAGCTCGTGAGCGTCGACAGAAGCTGGGAGGATCTGCTGGATACGTTCCAGGCGTGTGTGCTGATGGACCGCCACCTGGATGCGGAGTTCATCATGATGAGCCACGGCGAACACGGCATTCTCGGTCGGTATATGGCACCGTACTTCGGTTCAATGTTGACGTTCACACAGACGTCGTACAGCGCCAACACCAAGGACGCCGGCGGGTTCTACTCCCAGCCGCTCACCGAGAACGTCCTGGAGATCTTCGATTCGATGAAGAACGTCGAACCGACCAAGGAGCCCGAAGAGCTCACCTGGATGTGA
- a CDS encoding helix-turn-helix domain-containing protein — protein sequence MSIIAKVHFSHPNMALATVIESFPDVAIRVLQEVSTDPVSNTSFFIIETDRTDALERALEADHTVERAERVSRYQDWPVYSVEFSSEAMLLGSAVTEHGGFALDAQQHDGGWVERWQLPDRESFQSVWQYALDRSFQFDIIKINQIPDSSGSNMFGMTDKQRETIAYAYNNGYFGDPSEITLEEIADDLGISTTAVSGRIRRGIEKMVESTIPEADGQQRL from the coding sequence ATGTCGATCATCGCGAAGGTCCACTTTTCGCACCCGAATATGGCACTCGCGACCGTCATCGAGTCGTTCCCCGATGTCGCGATCCGGGTACTCCAGGAGGTCAGCACGGATCCGGTCAGCAACACGTCGTTTTTCATCATCGAGACCGATCGGACCGACGCACTGGAACGAGCGCTCGAAGCGGATCACACCGTCGAGCGTGCCGAACGCGTCTCGCGATACCAGGACTGGCCGGTCTACAGCGTCGAGTTCAGTTCCGAGGCGATGCTTCTGGGCTCGGCCGTGACCGAACACGGCGGGTTTGCGCTCGACGCACAGCAACACGATGGCGGGTGGGTGGAACGCTGGCAACTACCGGATCGGGAGTCGTTTCAGTCAGTCTGGCAGTACGCACTCGACCGGTCGTTCCAGTTCGACATCATCAAGATAAACCAAATCCCTGACAGTAGCGGTTCGAATATGTTCGGGATGACGGACAAACAGCGGGAGACGATCGCGTACGCCTACAACAACGGCTACTTCGGGGACCCCAGCGAGATCACGCTCGAGGAGATCGCGGACGATCTGGGTATTTCGACGACTGCTGTCAGCGGTCGGATCAGACGCGGGATCGAAAAGATGGTGGAATCGACGATTCCGGAGGCGGACGGACAGCAGCGTCTATAG
- a CDS encoding SDR family oxidoreductase: MADLLSGDTAVVTGASSGNGRAIARTFADNGADVVVADIREEPRLGGTPTHELIVEETASQAAYVECDVRSNDDLRAAVDQADEFGGIDVMVNNAGIFAHNEDLFGVDEDEYRTMMDVNAKGPYFGSQYAAERMQESGGGNIINLSSINGDVGTRSNVVYCASKGAVRVMTYALADALGPDIRVNAIHPGMIETAQIVEDYDHLEEEKRQERLETIPLGRQGRPEEIAKAALFLASDLASYVNAASLVVDGGVVNTR; this comes from the coding sequence ATGGCAGATCTACTCAGCGGAGACACAGCCGTCGTTACCGGCGCATCGAGCGGCAACGGCCGTGCAATCGCCCGAACGTTCGCCGACAACGGGGCGGACGTCGTCGTCGCGGACATCCGGGAGGAGCCCCGACTCGGGGGCACCCCCACACACGAGCTGATCGTCGAGGAAACGGCGTCACAGGCGGCGTATGTCGAGTGTGACGTCAGGTCGAACGACGACCTCCGCGCGGCGGTCGACCAGGCCGACGAGTTCGGCGGGATCGACGTGATGGTGAACAACGCCGGCATCTTCGCCCACAACGAGGACCTCTTCGGGGTCGACGAGGACGAGTACCGGACGATGATGGACGTCAACGCGAAGGGCCCGTACTTCGGCTCGCAGTACGCCGCCGAAAGGATGCAGGAATCGGGCGGCGGCAACATCATCAACCTCTCGAGCATCAACGGCGACGTCGGCACCCGAAGTAACGTCGTCTACTGCGCCTCGAAAGGTGCTGTGCGGGTTATGACGTACGCGCTCGCTGATGCCCTCGGGCCGGACATCCGCGTGAACGCGATCCACCCCGGGATGATCGAGACCGCACAGATCGTCGAGGACTACGACCACTTGGAGGAGGAGAAACGACAGGAGCGGCTCGAAACGATCCCGCTGGGCCGCCAGGGTCGACCGGAGGAGATCGCGAAGGCCGCGCTCTTCCTGGCCAGCGACCTCGCTAGCTACGTCAATGCGGCGTCTTTGGTGGTGGACGGTGGGGTGGTCAACACCCGGTGA
- a CDS encoding SDR family NAD(P)-dependent oxidoreductase, with translation MAHATYDFSEETVVVTGGSSGIGRRMALQFGAAGATVLIADVDETPRDEDAAPTHETIVDRGGTASFIRTDVSDSTQVGSVVEAARDYGGVDVMVNNAGIVERGPLFDVTEKSIDRVHAVNVRGVLLGCKHAAADMRERDASGVILNTASINSTMADYDLPEYNASKGAVLMITRTAALELAEADIRVNAIAPGFVPTQLSEGGPDAAAQAIQAGETIKPIPMGRGGDPAEVAASALYLCTDAASYVTGEVIHVDGGYHTI, from the coding sequence ATGGCACACGCCACGTACGACTTCTCCGAGGAGACTGTCGTCGTGACCGGCGGGTCCTCCGGGATCGGCCGCCGGATGGCACTCCAGTTCGGGGCGGCCGGCGCGACGGTTCTGATCGCGGACGTCGACGAGACGCCGCGGGACGAGGATGCGGCCCCGACACACGAGACCATCGTCGACCGCGGCGGGACCGCGTCGTTCATCCGCACGGACGTCTCCGATTCCACGCAGGTCGGGTCGGTCGTCGAAGCCGCCCGCGACTACGGTGGTGTCGACGTGATGGTCAACAACGCCGGCATCGTCGAGCGGGGGCCGCTGTTCGACGTCACCGAGAAGTCGATCGATCGCGTGCACGCCGTGAACGTCCGCGGGGTGTTGCTCGGGTGCAAACACGCCGCGGCGGACATGCGCGAGCGTGACGCGTCCGGCGTGATCCTCAATACGGCGTCGATCAACTCCACGATGGCGGACTACGATCTGCCCGAGTACAACGCCTCGAAGGGCGCCGTCCTGATGATAACCCGTACAGCCGCGCTGGAACTCGCCGAGGCGGACATCCGCGTCAACGCGATTGCCCCGGGATTCGTTCCGACCCAACTGTCCGAGGGCGGCCCCGACGCTGCGGCCCAAGCGATCCAGGCGGGCGAGACGATCAAACCGATACCGATGGGCCGCGGTGGGGATCCCGCTGAGGTCGCAGCAAGCGCGCTGTATCTGTGTACCGATGCCGCATCGTACGTGACGGGCGAGGTGATCCACGTCGACGGCGGCTACCACACGATCTGA
- a CDS encoding C-terminal binding protein, whose amino-acid sequence MTENVLLTGTVLPNSAVEKEIVEDAGGSLTTIDVSSTAELIDAATDPVGIMTIETDIDESVMDAFPNLEFISVHGIGVDMVDLDAATERGIPVFNTPHYCLEEVATHTLSLILACQRRVCQFNSDVKAGGWDYESEGPIRRLSSKTVGVVGCGDIGLEVVKRLTGFDVDILGYDPYVSEAELSHHGIRKADFETLCENSDIITVHTPLTESTRQLIDAAAFESMGEGVTLVNAARGEIVDQDALSEAVERGTVAYAGLDVLQEEPPEDDRLLNFDNVVVTPHAAWYSEDALAELQRQAGENVAAFIRGERPDYVVNESVLEQPRTGQ is encoded by the coding sequence ATGACAGAGAACGTACTACTGACAGGGACTGTTCTCCCGAATTCTGCGGTGGAAAAGGAGATCGTCGAGGACGCTGGCGGGAGTCTTACCACGATCGACGTGTCCTCCACAGCGGAGTTGATCGACGCAGCGACGGACCCGGTGGGCATAATGACGATCGAGACCGACATCGACGAATCGGTTATGGACGCGTTCCCAAATCTGGAGTTCATCTCCGTCCACGGGATCGGCGTCGATATGGTCGATCTGGACGCCGCGACGGAACGCGGGATTCCGGTGTTCAACACCCCACACTACTGTCTCGAGGAGGTCGCGACACACACGTTGAGCCTGATCCTGGCCTGCCAGCGCCGGGTGTGTCAGTTCAACAGCGACGTCAAAGCCGGCGGGTGGGACTACGAATCCGAGGGACCGATCCGCCGGTTGAGTTCCAAGACCGTCGGCGTGGTCGGGTGTGGCGACATCGGCCTGGAGGTCGTGAAACGACTCACCGGCTTCGACGTCGACATCCTCGGCTACGATCCGTACGTCTCCGAGGCGGAACTGAGCCACCACGGGATCCGGAAGGCGGACTTCGAGACCCTCTGTGAGAACTCGGACATCATCACGGTCCACACCCCACTGACCGAATCGACGAGACAGCTGATCGATGCCGCGGCCTTCGAGTCGATGGGGGAGGGGGTTACTCTGGTGAACGCCGCTCGGGGCGAAATCGTCGATCAGGACGCACTCTCCGAGGCAGTCGAGCGTGGGACCGTCGCGTATGCGGGGTTGGACGTTCTACAGGAGGAACCGCCCGAAGACGACCGTCTTTTGAACTTCGATAACGTCGTGGTCACGCCGCACGCGGCGTGGTATTCGGAGGATGCACTGGCGGAGCTCCAGCGCCAGGCTGGCGAGAACGTGGCTGCGTTCATCCGCGGCGAGCGCCCCGACTACGTCGTCAACGAGTCCGTGCTCGAACAGCCCCGGACCGGGCAGTAA
- a CDS encoding Rieske (2Fe-2S) protein → MSSDTTDQDMTEVADVDGLRDAGRTVTMAAGRPIALFYHEGEVYAVDNRCPHMGFPLSKGSVEDGLLTCDWHHARFELARGDTLDIWADDVQTFPTQVRDGSVYVDPDPDPDVPPETHWRNRLADGLAENLSLVTAKAVIHLDHYGEGFTTPLETAVEFGTQYRADGWGRGLTTLGAMANLHDDLAHDEKLRAMIVGVTEVADNCDGEPPRFEQYALDNETLSKSRLKSWFRDTCDVRDATGAERCLRTAANVLDREDLVELLVAAATDHIYMNNSHTIDFLNKAIETLDHVGWDRREPVLATVVDAIADASRGEETSAWTRPVDVAELCFDAAADLPELIAAGADNEWDRPDDFVETLLSSDPHEIDEGLRDAVAAGASSEQLAHAVAVAALRRVAHFGTGNEFSDWNTVHHTFSFANAVDNLARRTDAPAVYEACWQGAMSVYLDRFLNQPPATIPDPGAGADGDPADLRDRLLAVLDEQGGVDEAARIVAGHFDAGGDPTALKRTLGEGLLREDATFHTLQSVEAGFRQFEVADTDRERRLALIAPARYLAAHSPTRREREQTVTIAERLFDGEAIHEDTEG, encoded by the coding sequence ATGTCATCGGATACCACGGATCAGGACATGACCGAGGTCGCCGACGTCGACGGGCTCCGCGATGCTGGGCGGACGGTCACGATGGCCGCCGGCCGCCCGATCGCGCTGTTTTACCACGAGGGGGAGGTGTACGCCGTCGATAACCGCTGTCCGCATATGGGATTCCCGCTCTCGAAAGGCAGCGTCGAGGACGGCTTACTGACGTGTGACTGGCACCACGCACGGTTCGAACTCGCACGGGGAGACACGCTGGACATCTGGGCCGACGACGTCCAGACCTTTCCGACGCAGGTCCGAGACGGGTCCGTCTACGTCGACCCCGATCCCGACCCCGACGTGCCCCCGGAAACCCACTGGCGAAACAGACTGGCCGACGGTCTGGCGGAGAACCTCTCTTTGGTCACCGCAAAGGCCGTCATCCACCTTGATCACTACGGCGAGGGGTTCACCACGCCGTTGGAGACCGCGGTCGAGTTCGGAACGCAGTACCGCGCAGACGGGTGGGGCCGAGGGCTGACGACGCTCGGCGCGATGGCGAATCTCCACGATGACCTCGCGCACGACGAGAAACTCCGGGCGATGATCGTCGGCGTCACCGAGGTCGCAGACAACTGCGACGGCGAACCGCCGCGGTTCGAGCAGTACGCGCTCGACAACGAGACGCTCTCCAAGTCCCGGCTGAAATCCTGGTTCCGCGACACCTGCGACGTCCGCGACGCCACGGGCGCCGAGCGCTGTCTCCGCACCGCGGCGAACGTGCTTGACCGCGAGGACCTCGTCGAACTCCTCGTTGCCGCCGCCACCGATCACATCTATATGAACAACAGTCACACGATCGATTTCCTCAACAAGGCCATCGAGACCCTGGATCACGTCGGGTGGGACCGCCGGGAACCCGTCCTCGCCACCGTGGTCGACGCCATCGCCGACGCCTCACGCGGCGAAGAAACCAGCGCGTGGACCCGGCCAGTCGACGTGGCCGAACTGTGTTTCGACGCTGCCGCGGACCTGCCCGAACTGATTGCCGCCGGCGCCGACAACGAGTGGGACCGACCCGACGACTTCGTCGAGACGCTGCTATCGAGCGACCCACACGAGATCGACGAGGGACTCCGGGACGCCGTCGCCGCCGGCGCGAGTTCCGAGCAACTCGCCCACGCGGTCGCGGTCGCCGCACTCCGCCGGGTCGCCCACTTCGGCACCGGGAACGAGTTCAGCGACTGGAACACGGTGCACCACACCTTCTCGTTCGCCAACGCCGTCGACAACCTCGCACGCCGCACCGACGCGCCGGCCGTCTACGAGGCCTGCTGGCAAGGCGCGATGTCGGTGTATCTCGACCGGTTCCTGAACCAGCCGCCGGCGACTATCCCCGATCCCGGGGCCGGCGCGGACGGTGATCCGGCCGACCTCCGTGACCGCCTACTGGCGGTCCTCGACGAGCAGGGCGGCGTCGACGAGGCGGCACGGATCGTCGCCGGGCACTTCGACGCCGGCGGCGACCCGACGGCGCTGAAACGGACGCTGGGCGAGGGACTGTTGCGCGAGGACGCCACCTTCCACACCCTGCAGAGCGTCGAAGCTGGCTTCCGACAGTTCGAGGTGGCCGATACCGATCGGGAACGGCGACTCGCGCTGATCGCGCCGGCACGGTATCTGGCCGCGCACTCCCCCACCCGGCGTGAGCGCGAGCAGACAGTCACGATCGCGGAACGACTCTTCGACGGCGAAGCCATCCACGAAGACACCGAGGGGTGA
- a CDS encoding fumarylacetoacetate hydrolase family protein — MRIGRFSADGEERIGVFDGAEVVDVTAQFDSFAEALAHPESADTAGKERFAHDEVSYLPPTTDRSAVFCAALNYRKHAEESGRSVPERPYLFTKLPRSLVGHEAPIQYHATVTEEIDYEGELACVIGDSCRHVSSAEALAHVAGYTVLNDVSARDLQLSFSYENDDMVDWFAGKAMQATTPIGPFVVCNEIEDPQDLGLASRVNGTTMQDESTRMMSYSVAELVAYVSSLVELRPGDVIATGTPEGVGVFQDISLEPGDDVEVEIEGIGTLRNTVTHAE, encoded by the coding sequence ATGCGTATTGGTCGGTTCAGCGCGGACGGCGAGGAACGCATCGGCGTCTTCGACGGAGCGGAAGTCGTCGACGTGACGGCACAGTTCGACTCCTTTGCGGAGGCGTTGGCTCACCCGGAGTCAGCAGATACGGCCGGAAAAGAGCGGTTTGCCCACGACGAGGTCTCGTATCTCCCGCCGACCACGGACCGGAGTGCGGTGTTCTGTGCCGCTCTCAACTATCGAAAACACGCCGAGGAGTCCGGCAGGTCCGTCCCCGAGCGGCCGTACCTCTTCACGAAACTGCCGCGATCGCTCGTCGGCCACGAGGCACCGATCCAGTACCACGCGACAGTCACCGAGGAGATCGACTACGAGGGCGAACTCGCGTGTGTGATCGGGGACTCCTGTCGGCACGTCTCGAGTGCGGAGGCGCTGGCCCACGTCGCCGGGTATACCGTCCTGAACGACGTCTCCGCCCGGGATCTCCAACTCTCGTTCAGTTACGAGAACGACGATATGGTCGATTGGTTCGCGGGGAAAGCGATGCAGGCCACGACCCCGATCGGCCCGTTCGTGGTGTGTAACGAGATCGAGGACCCCCAGGACCTCGGGCTCGCCTCGCGAGTGAACGGCACGACGATGCAGGACGAGAGCACGCGAATGATGAGCTACTCGGTTGCCGAACTCGTTGCCTACGTCTCGTCGCTGGTCGAACTGCGACCCGGCGACGTGATCGCCACGGGAACCCCGGAGGGCGTGGGCGTGTTCCAGGACATCAGCCTGGAGCCCGGCGACGACGTCGAGGTCGAAATCGAAGGGATCGGGACGCTCCGTAATACCGTCACCCACGCCGAGTAG
- a CDS encoding CBS domain-containing protein, producing MAIADVGEIEAPPLETVPVDARIGRVIESMLSRKFSQMGLTRDGEFVGVVSFQSIARALLVTDTVLSDPGGASARVAEFAVENPKTVRKDNDMEDLFDLLGDRSYVLVHDDSVVARDDGTVPYRIITDYDIREYWREATEPFLLIEETELRIRSIIHAVMGSEVADALEAVSEDSDTLRPVTKLEDCSFAHYRRLISVRWDDGFDTYFSEKPDFIRELIGRLNENRNRLFHFRVDDRSELDQDIIDFAHGYFTSFTPDTASQPDPSQHST from the coding sequence ATGGCGATCGCGGATGTCGGTGAAATCGAGGCCCCGCCTCTCGAAACCGTCCCGGTCGATGCGCGGATCGGTCGCGTGATCGAGTCGATGCTCTCGCGGAAGTTCTCACAGATGGGGTTGACGCGTGATGGCGAGTTCGTCGGTGTCGTGTCCTTCCAGTCCATCGCCCGTGCGCTGCTCGTGACCGATACCGTGCTGAGCGATCCCGGAGGTGCGAGCGCTCGTGTTGCCGAATTCGCCGTTGAAAACCCGAAAACGGTCCGGAAGGACAACGATATGGAAGATCTATTCGATCTGCTCGGCGACCGGTCGTACGTCCTCGTTCACGATGACAGCGTCGTCGCACGGGACGATGGAACAGTCCCCTATCGCATCATCACTGACTACGACATCCGTGAGTACTGGCGCGAGGCCACCGAACCCTTTCTGCTGATCGAGGAAACCGAACTCAGGATCCGTAGTATCATCCACGCCGTGATGGGCAGTGAGGTTGCGGACGCTCTCGAAGCCGTCAGTGAGGATTCCGATACGCTTCGCCCCGTCACGAAGCTCGAAGACTGTAGTTTCGCCCACTACCGCCGCCTCATCTCCGTTCGCTGGGACGACGGCTTCGACACTTACTTCTCGGAAAAACCGGACTTCATCCGCGAACTGATCGGCCGTCTCAACGAAAACCGGAACCGTCTCTTCCACTTCCGCGTCGACGACCGGAGCGAGCTCGATCAGGACATCATCGACTTCGCCCACGGCTACTTCACCTCATTCACACCCGACACAGCATCACAGCCGGACCCCTCACAGCACAGTACGTAA